From Diaminobutyricibacter sp. McL0608, one genomic window encodes:
- the murA gene encoding UDP-N-acetylglucosamine 1-carboxyvinyltransferase yields the protein MNSLLQDAQAAGAHVGLKGDRITINGGIPLRGRIELKGAKNLVTKAMVAALLGEGPSVLRDVPDISDVRVVRGLLEIHGVKVTDGADEGELLLDPSAVESAHMADIDAHAGSSRIPILFCGPLLHRLGEAFIPDLGGCRIGDRPIDYHLEVLRKFGAIVDKLPSGIRMTAPNGLHGAKVELPYPSVGATEQVLLTAVRAEGITELKGAAIEPEIMDLINILQKMGAIITVDTDRVIRIEGVDRLEGFAHTALFDRNEAASWAAAALATSGDIFVGGARQPEMLTFLNVFRKVGGAFEIHDDGIRFYHPGGELKPVVIETDVHPGFMTDWQQPLVVALTKANGVSIVHETVYEQRFGFVDALVEMGATIQIHKECLGGHPCRFGQRNFNHSAVITGPTRLHGADVEVPDLRGGFSHLVAALSAEGTSTVSNVGIISRGYENFITKLELLGADFVLEG from the coding sequence GTGAACTCACTTCTTCAGGACGCACAAGCCGCAGGCGCACATGTCGGTCTCAAAGGCGATCGGATCACGATCAACGGTGGGATCCCGCTCCGTGGTCGAATCGAACTGAAGGGTGCGAAGAACCTCGTCACCAAGGCGATGGTCGCGGCACTCCTGGGCGAAGGCCCGAGTGTGCTCCGCGATGTGCCTGACATCAGTGACGTGCGCGTCGTGCGAGGGCTGCTGGAGATCCACGGCGTCAAGGTGACCGATGGCGCAGACGAGGGCGAGCTGCTGCTCGACCCGAGCGCTGTCGAGAGCGCCCACATGGCCGACATCGACGCACACGCGGGTTCGAGCCGCATCCCGATCCTGTTCTGCGGGCCGTTGCTGCACCGCCTCGGCGAGGCGTTCATCCCCGACCTCGGCGGCTGCCGTATCGGCGACCGCCCGATCGACTACCACCTCGAGGTACTGCGCAAGTTCGGCGCGATCGTCGACAAGCTCCCGAGCGGCATCCGCATGACCGCCCCGAACGGGCTGCACGGTGCGAAGGTCGAACTCCCGTACCCGAGCGTCGGCGCGACGGAACAGGTCCTCCTGACGGCTGTGCGCGCCGAGGGCATCACGGAGCTCAAGGGCGCCGCGATCGAGCCCGAGATCATGGATCTCATCAACATCCTGCAGAAGATGGGTGCGATCATCACGGTCGACACCGACCGCGTGATCCGCATCGAAGGCGTCGACCGCCTCGAAGGGTTCGCCCACACGGCGCTCTTCGACCGCAACGAGGCCGCCAGCTGGGCTGCTGCAGCCCTCGCCACGAGCGGCGACATCTTCGTCGGCGGCGCACGACAGCCCGAAATGCTGACGTTCCTCAACGTCTTCCGCAAGGTCGGCGGTGCCTTCGAGATCCACGACGACGGCATCCGCTTCTACCACCCCGGAGGCGAGCTCAAGCCGGTCGTGATCGAGACCGATGTGCATCCCGGGTTCATGACGGACTGGCAGCAGCCGCTCGTCGTCGCACTGACGAAGGCGAACGGCGTGTCGATCGTGCACGAGACGGTCTATGAGCAGCGGTTCGGCTTCGTCGACGCCCTCGTCGAGATGGGTGCGACCATCCAGATCCACAAGGAATGCCTCGGCGGGCACCCGTGCCGGTTCGGGCAGCGCAACTTCAACCACTCCGCGGTGATCACCGGTCCGACGCGCCTGCACGGCGCGGACGTCGAGGTCCCCGACCTGCGCGGCGGCTTCAGCCACCTGGTCGCAGCGCTCAGCGCCGAAGGAACGTCGACCGTGAGCAACGTCGGCATCATCAGCCGCGGGTACGAGAACTTCATCACCAAGCTGGAGCTGCTGGGAGCCGACTTCGTTCTCGAAGGATAA
- the leuD gene encoding 3-isopropylmalate dehydratase small subunit — MDKISTLSGVAVPLRRSNVDTDQIIPAVFLKRVTKTGFDDALFYAWRQDPDFVLNQEPYRAGKILIAGQDFGTGSSREHAVWALRDYGFTAVLSPRFGDIFRGNSGKMGLLAGQITEEDAERLWAAIEANPGIDATVDLVAKTASISDLTVSFEIDDYTRWRLLEGLDDIGLTLRDEAHITEFEARRESWRPKTLPVKTQ, encoded by the coding sequence ATGGACAAGATCTCGACCCTGAGCGGTGTTGCGGTGCCCCTGCGACGTTCGAACGTGGACACCGACCAGATCATCCCTGCCGTCTTCCTGAAGCGGGTCACGAAGACCGGCTTCGACGACGCGCTCTTTTACGCGTGGCGTCAGGACCCGGACTTCGTGCTCAACCAGGAGCCGTATCGCGCGGGCAAGATCCTCATCGCCGGCCAGGATTTCGGCACCGGTTCATCGCGCGAGCATGCCGTCTGGGCACTCCGCGACTACGGGTTCACCGCCGTTCTCAGCCCGCGCTTCGGCGACATCTTCCGCGGCAACTCAGGCAAGATGGGCCTCCTCGCCGGCCAGATCACCGAAGAGGATGCTGAGCGCCTCTGGGCGGCGATCGAAGCGAACCCGGGAATAGATGCCACCGTCGATCTGGTTGCCAAGACTGCGAGCATCAGTGACCTCACGGTTTCATTTGAGATCGATGATTACACTAGATGGCGATTGCTCGAAGGCCTGGACGACATCGGGCTGACCCTGCGTGACGAAGCGCACATCACAGAATTCGAAGCCCGCCGCGAGAGCTGGCGGCCCAAAACGTTACCGGTGAAAACGCAGTGA
- a CDS encoding NAD(P)H-dependent glycerol-3-phosphate dehydrogenase, with the protein MKASEKKVVVPPRRVAVLGAGSWGTTFAKILADGGAEVVLWARRPELAREITEGRRNSDYLPGINLPRNLRATAQLSEALAGAEQVYVSIPSQSLRDNLAAIAPHLGPTTVVVSLMKGVEKGTGLRMSEVIAQGLPIDEERIAVASGPNLALEIAKEQPTAAVVSSASLETAQAVAMAATNRYFRSFVNTDVIGTEFGGVLKNLIAVAIGIVDGVGYGENTKASIITRGLVEMTDFAVAYGAKAETLSGLAGLGDLIATCESSLSRNNTAGRLLGQGYSFTEVVKQMNQTAEGLASVAPILTLAEARGVEMPIVRQVSQVLAGTLEPKDIAPHLTTDSDEPQGERTTDDGQTRSRSSVWGSFKRAFDQLRDGGGSAGRD; encoded by the coding sequence TTGAAGGCTAGCGAGAAGAAGGTCGTCGTTCCGCCCCGTCGCGTGGCGGTGCTGGGAGCGGGCAGCTGGGGCACCACGTTCGCCAAGATCCTGGCGGACGGCGGCGCAGAGGTCGTGCTCTGGGCGCGGCGTCCCGAACTGGCGCGCGAGATCACCGAAGGGCGGCGCAACAGCGACTACCTTCCCGGCATCAACCTGCCACGCAACCTGCGGGCGACCGCCCAGCTCAGTGAGGCGCTGGCCGGTGCCGAGCAGGTGTACGTGTCGATCCCCAGCCAGTCCCTGCGCGACAACCTCGCAGCGATCGCTCCCCACCTCGGCCCGACGACGGTCGTCGTCAGCCTGATGAAGGGTGTCGAGAAGGGCACGGGGCTGCGCATGAGCGAGGTCATCGCCCAGGGGCTCCCGATCGATGAGGAACGGATCGCCGTCGCCTCAGGGCCGAACCTCGCGCTCGAGATCGCCAAAGAGCAGCCGACGGCCGCCGTGGTCTCGTCGGCGAGCCTCGAAACGGCACAGGCCGTTGCCATGGCCGCGACGAACCGCTACTTCCGCAGCTTCGTCAACACCGACGTGATCGGTACGGAGTTCGGCGGTGTGCTCAAGAATCTGATCGCCGTCGCGATCGGCATCGTGGATGGTGTCGGCTACGGAGAGAACACGAAGGCGTCGATCATCACGCGCGGGCTCGTCGAGATGACCGATTTCGCCGTCGCGTACGGCGCCAAGGCCGAGACACTCTCGGGGCTCGCCGGCCTCGGCGACCTCATCGCGACCTGCGAGTCGTCGCTCTCCCGCAACAACACCGCGGGAAGGCTGCTCGGCCAGGGCTACAGCTTCACCGAGGTAGTGAAGCAGATGAACCAGACCGCGGAGGGTCTCGCCTCCGTCGCGCCCATCCTCACGCTCGCCGAGGCGCGCGGCGTCGAGATGCCCATCGTGCGGCAGGTGAGCCAGGTGCTCGCCGGTACGCTCGAACCGAAAGACATCGCACCGCATCTCACCACGGATTCGGACGAACCGCAGGGTGAAAGGACCACGGATGACGGACAGACTCGTAGTCGCTCTTCTGTTTGGGGGTCGTTCAAGCGAGCATTCGATCAGCTGCGCGACGGCGGCGGGAGTGCTGGCCGCGATTGA
- a CDS encoding lysophospholipid acyltransferase family protein: MKRPRSERATPSIFWVLAGLILPIIGLMARFTITDRQKFPRTGAYVVAPNHYTEIDPVMVGAVVWKLGRVPRFLAKGSLFRVPVVGWILRRSGQIPVERSNARGNASLMAAEKLVDSGGVVIIYPEGSLTRDPDLWPMRGKTGAARMALEHDIPVIPVAHWGTQQVMARYSKKISFFPPKKIAVKIGDPVDLSAFRGRNLDAATLNEATTVIMDSITALLADLRDEKPPAQRWNPAEHDQKETGRFEG, from the coding sequence GTGAAACGTCCGCGGTCGGAACGGGCCACGCCGTCGATTTTCTGGGTGCTCGCGGGGCTGATCCTTCCGATCATCGGACTCATGGCGCGCTTCACGATCACGGACCGCCAGAAGTTCCCGCGCACCGGCGCCTACGTCGTGGCGCCGAACCACTACACCGAGATCGATCCGGTGATGGTCGGCGCTGTTGTGTGGAAGCTCGGCCGCGTGCCGCGGTTCCTCGCGAAGGGCAGCCTGTTCCGGGTCCCGGTCGTGGGCTGGATCCTTCGCAGGTCGGGCCAGATCCCGGTCGAACGGAGCAACGCGCGCGGCAACGCCTCCCTCATGGCCGCGGAGAAGCTCGTGGATTCCGGCGGGGTCGTGATCATCTATCCCGAAGGCTCGCTCACACGCGATCCGGACCTGTGGCCGATGCGTGGCAAGACAGGCGCCGCCCGCATGGCGCTCGAACACGACATCCCGGTGATCCCGGTCGCCCACTGGGGCACGCAGCAGGTGATGGCGCGGTATTCGAAGAAGATCAGCTTCTTCCCGCCCAAGAAGATCGCCGTCAAGATCGGCGACCCGGTCGACCTGTCGGCGTTCCGGGGGCGTAATCTCGACGCCGCCACGCTGAACGAGGCGACGACGGTGATCATGGACAGCATCACCGCACTCCTCGCCGACCTGCGGGACGAGAAGCCACCGGCCCAGCGCTGGAATCCTGCCGAACACGACCAGAAGGAGACCGGCCGCTTTGAAGGCTAG
- a CDS encoding D-alanine--D-alanine ligase family protein, whose amino-acid sequence MTDRLVVALLFGGRSSEHSISCATAAGVLAAIDRERYDVIPVGITRSGVFTLQPDDAAFFALNPESMPVVPDNGTRIHWPESAETRELTVTEPDGSRRSLGDVDLVFPILHGPWGEDGTIQGMLELVDLPYVGSGVLASALGMDKHFTKTVLQHAGIPVAPWQTVSAYEWATEPDAVRARVAGLGLPVFVKPARAGSSVGVSKVTDLSTFDEAVATAFAEDDKVLVESSLVGREVEVAVLGGRPGEPTRASVAGEIVMTGREFYDFAAKYLDAPGIDLVCPADLTSGELATMQELAIRAFDAIGGEGLARVDFFLTADGFVINEINTMPGFTPISMFPRCWQESGLSYPALIDELIEVALARAAA is encoded by the coding sequence ATGACGGACAGACTCGTAGTCGCTCTTCTGTTTGGGGGTCGTTCAAGCGAGCATTCGATCAGCTGCGCGACGGCGGCGGGAGTGCTGGCCGCGATTGATCGCGAGCGATACGACGTCATCCCGGTCGGCATCACCAGGTCCGGCGTGTTCACCCTTCAGCCGGACGACGCGGCCTTCTTCGCGCTGAATCCCGAGTCGATGCCGGTCGTGCCTGACAACGGCACCCGCATCCACTGGCCGGAGAGCGCGGAGACCCGCGAGCTCACCGTGACCGAGCCCGACGGATCCCGTCGATCGCTCGGCGATGTGGACCTGGTCTTCCCAATCCTGCACGGTCCGTGGGGGGAAGACGGCACGATCCAGGGGATGCTCGAACTCGTCGACCTGCCGTACGTCGGCAGCGGCGTTCTCGCGAGCGCCCTCGGCATGGACAAGCACTTCACCAAGACCGTCCTGCAGCACGCCGGGATTCCGGTCGCGCCGTGGCAGACGGTGTCCGCTTACGAATGGGCCACGGAGCCGGATGCGGTCCGCGCCCGGGTCGCCGGGCTCGGCCTGCCGGTGTTCGTCAAGCCGGCGCGTGCAGGCTCGAGCGTCGGAGTCAGCAAGGTCACCGACCTCTCGACCTTCGACGAGGCGGTGGCGACCGCGTTCGCGGAGGACGACAAGGTGCTCGTCGAGTCGAGTCTGGTTGGGCGTGAGGTCGAGGTCGCGGTGCTCGGGGGTCGCCCGGGGGAGCCGACACGCGCATCCGTCGCCGGTGAGATCGTGATGACCGGCCGCGAGTTCTACGATTTCGCAGCCAAATACCTCGACGCCCCCGGAATCGATCTGGTGTGCCCGGCCGATCTGACGTCGGGCGAGCTCGCGACGATGCAGGAGCTCGCGATCCGCGCGTTCGACGCGATCGGCGGCGAAGGGCTGGCGCGAGTGGACTTCTTCCTCACCGCAGACGGGTTCGTGATCAACGAGATCAACACGATGCCCGGATTCACTCCGATTTCGATGTTCCCGCGGTGCTGGCAGGAGTCGGGGCTCAGCTACCCGGCCCTCATCGACGAACTGATCGAGGTGGCGCTGGCTCGCGCTGCGGCCTGA
- a CDS encoding ATP-dependent nuclease — MGVLNRDDFEAAFITTNPDWASGSADQFSFGIEEIRLKSGDVIRPQAAGVTAIVGANNAGKSTILREVVETLQNHPSNPTPPKLSVESIGLAATGQPRDLFAWLLGNSTFAVQGQSMGFTRPMAGFEQPNMLAHFWTQRSNGLAGLAAYLCFYGNAAGRFSVGGSAEMRDAVDDPPSHPVHSLQDSRNLRDRVSALSESVFQRPLTLDTLARTIRLRVGKVDAEAPTVDNIPRAYREAMATLRPLDEQGDGMRGFFGQVLPVVAATYPVIILDEPEAFLHPPQAHALGVELGKLAVERGVQILIATHDRHILTGLLDSQVDVSVVRATRGSGSARAFQLDASELRGLWNDPVLHYSNVLDGLFHRVVVLAEAEGDCAYLGAALDCASREPSSIPAGEVLFVATGGKAGMAKVASALKAIEVPVIAAPDLDMISNEAELSSLVRSLGGDWNDAGKQLWTRATAAQRAPRDPVKVSHVLDAVQAALQPRIDENYTAEVRDVLLANARARESAWADVKDYGVDAFRGTARTDLDLLLELLESWGIVMVRYGELERLAPEVSVRKGPGWLQAALAQGAQCNERSQTHIDRIIRVGIGRLEARTTTSSRPDE; from the coding sequence ATGGGTGTCCTGAACCGTGACGACTTTGAAGCCGCCTTTATTACGACCAACCCGGATTGGGCATCGGGTTCTGCGGACCAGTTCTCATTCGGAATCGAAGAGATTCGCCTCAAGAGCGGTGATGTGATCCGACCGCAGGCGGCCGGCGTCACGGCCATCGTAGGGGCGAACAACGCCGGCAAGTCGACCATTCTTCGCGAAGTGGTCGAGACCCTCCAGAATCACCCGAGCAACCCCACGCCACCCAAGCTCTCTGTCGAGTCGATTGGTTTGGCCGCGACGGGGCAACCCCGTGACCTTTTCGCGTGGTTGCTTGGGAATTCGACTTTCGCCGTGCAAGGCCAATCGATGGGCTTCACTCGTCCGATGGCGGGATTCGAGCAGCCGAACATGCTCGCCCACTTCTGGACGCAACGGTCTAACGGCCTTGCAGGCCTCGCTGCTTACCTTTGCTTCTACGGAAATGCTGCGGGTCGCTTTTCTGTCGGTGGTTCAGCGGAGATGCGTGATGCGGTTGATGATCCGCCCAGCCACCCAGTCCATTCACTCCAAGACTCGCGAAACCTTCGTGATCGAGTGAGCGCATTATCCGAGTCAGTCTTTCAGCGCCCGCTGACACTCGACACTTTGGCACGCACGATACGACTTCGCGTAGGGAAGGTGGACGCGGAAGCTCCCACTGTCGACAACATCCCTCGCGCCTACCGTGAAGCAATGGCCACCTTGCGTCCGCTCGATGAGCAAGGCGACGGGATGCGTGGGTTCTTCGGGCAAGTACTGCCGGTCGTCGCTGCAACGTACCCCGTGATCATCCTCGACGAGCCTGAAGCCTTCCTGCACCCTCCGCAGGCACACGCGCTTGGCGTTGAGCTTGGAAAACTCGCCGTAGAGAGGGGCGTACAGATACTCATCGCGACACACGACCGTCACATCCTCACTGGGCTGCTGGACTCTCAGGTCGATGTGTCCGTCGTGCGCGCCACTCGGGGTTCGGGAAGCGCTCGCGCGTTTCAGCTGGACGCGTCAGAATTGCGCGGGCTCTGGAACGATCCAGTTCTGCACTATTCAAACGTGCTTGATGGACTGTTCCACCGCGTCGTTGTGTTGGCTGAAGCCGAAGGGGACTGCGCGTATCTAGGGGCAGCCTTGGACTGCGCCAGTCGCGAGCCCTCGAGTATTCCAGCCGGAGAGGTCCTATTCGTCGCAACGGGTGGCAAAGCGGGGATGGCGAAAGTGGCCTCAGCTCTGAAGGCGATCGAGGTCCCCGTAATCGCAGCGCCGGATCTCGACATGATTTCAAACGAAGCTGAGCTTTCCAGCCTTGTTCGCTCGCTAGGCGGAGACTGGAACGATGCCGGCAAGCAGCTTTGGACAAGGGCCACGGCTGCTCAACGGGCTCCGCGCGACCCTGTGAAGGTGTCGCACGTCCTCGATGCCGTTCAGGCCGCGCTGCAGCCGCGGATCGACGAGAACTACACGGCGGAGGTCCGAGACGTTCTGCTCGCAAACGCGCGAGCCCGGGAGTCGGCTTGGGCGGATGTGAAGGATTACGGTGTCGATGCGTTCCGTGGGACCGCTCGAACCGACCTCGATCTGTTGCTCGAGCTGTTGGAATCCTGGGGAATCGTCATGGTTCGATACGGCGAGTTGGAGCGTCTTGCCCCAGAGGTGTCTGTCCGGAAAGGCCCGGGGTGGCTCCAAGCGGCGCTTGCTCAAGGAGCCCAATGCAATGAGCGGAGCCAGACTCACATCGACCGGATTATCCGCGTTGGAATTGGTCGACTCGAGGCGAGGACCACTACTTCGAGTCGACCAGACGAATAA
- the leuC gene encoding 3-isopropylmalate dehydratase large subunit, which yields MSNVETNATETAHTPLTLAEKVWRDHLVVKGEDGSPDLIYIDLHLVHEVTSPQAFDGLRMAGRPVRRPDLTIATEDHNTPTIGIDRPIADLTSRTQIETLRRNAEEFGIRLHSLGDIEQGIVHVVGPQLGLTMPGITVVCGDSHTSTHGAFGAMAFGIGTSEVEHVMATQTLPLKAFKTMAITVEGELRPGVTAKDIILAVIAKIGTGGGQGYVLEYRGSAIRSLSMEGRMTICNMSIEAGARAGMVAPDQTTFDYLEGRPHAPHGQDWVDAVEYWKTLPTDEDAVFDAEVYLDANELEPFVTWGTNPGQGVSLSGSIPDPAAIADANERAAAERALEYMDLEAGTPMKAIPVDAVFMGSCTNSRIEDLRAFASVIKGHKKADGVRVMVVPGSARVRIEAEAEGIDKIVEEFGAEWRFAGCSMCLGMNPDQLAPGERCASTSNRNFEGRQGKGGRTHLVSPVVAAATAIRGTLSSPWDLDGDGSGGSLRAGAEGIAWRSRDASADGAMLRRTETDGTGGKVNA from the coding sequence ATGAGCAACGTCGAGACAAACGCGACCGAAACCGCGCACACCCCCCTCACGCTGGCCGAGAAGGTGTGGCGCGATCACCTCGTCGTCAAGGGCGAGGACGGTTCGCCCGACCTGATCTACATCGACCTGCACCTGGTACACGAAGTGACCAGCCCGCAGGCGTTCGACGGCCTTCGGATGGCCGGCCGTCCCGTTCGCCGTCCCGATCTCACGATCGCCACGGAAGACCACAACACGCCGACCATCGGCATCGACCGGCCCATCGCCGACCTGACGAGCCGCACGCAGATCGAGACGCTCCGTCGCAACGCCGAAGAGTTCGGCATCCGCCTGCACTCGCTGGGCGACATCGAGCAGGGCATCGTGCACGTCGTCGGCCCGCAACTGGGCCTCACGATGCCGGGCATCACCGTCGTCTGCGGTGATTCCCACACGTCGACGCACGGCGCGTTCGGAGCCATGGCGTTCGGAATCGGCACCAGCGAGGTCGAGCATGTCATGGCGACCCAGACCCTGCCGCTGAAGGCGTTCAAGACGATGGCCATCACGGTGGAGGGCGAACTGCGCCCGGGCGTGACGGCCAAAGACATCATCCTCGCTGTGATCGCGAAGATCGGCACCGGCGGCGGCCAGGGCTACGTGCTCGAGTACCGCGGCAGCGCCATCCGTTCCCTCTCGATGGAGGGGCGGATGACGATCTGCAACATGTCGATCGAGGCCGGCGCACGCGCGGGAATGGTCGCGCCCGACCAGACGACCTTCGACTATCTCGAGGGCCGCCCGCACGCGCCGCACGGACAGGACTGGGTCGACGCCGTCGAATACTGGAAGACCCTGCCGACCGACGAGGACGCGGTCTTCGACGCCGAGGTCTATCTCGACGCGAACGAGCTCGAACCGTTCGTCACCTGGGGCACCAACCCCGGCCAGGGCGTCTCGCTGAGCGGATCCATTCCGGATCCCGCCGCGATCGCCGACGCGAACGAGCGTGCGGCCGCCGAGCGCGCACTCGAGTACATGGACCTCGAGGCGGGCACGCCGATGAAGGCGATCCCGGTGGATGCGGTCTTCATGGGCTCCTGCACGAACAGCCGCATCGAAGACCTCCGCGCCTTTGCCTCCGTGATCAAAGGTCACAAGAAGGCCGACGGCGTGCGGGTCATGGTCGTCCCCGGCAGTGCTCGCGTGCGCATCGAGGCCGAGGCCGAGGGCATCGACAAGATCGTCGAGGAGTTCGGCGCGGAATGGCGTTTCGCGGGGTGCTCGATGTGCCTCGGGATGAACCCCGATCAGCTGGCGCCCGGCGAGCGCTGCGCATCCACGTCGAACCGCAATTTCGAGGGCAGGCAGGGCAAGGGCGGACGCACCCACCTCGTCTCTCCGGTGGTCGCCGCGGCCACCGCGATCCGCGGGACGCTCTCCAGCCCGTGGGACCTCGATGGCGACGGTTCTGGGGGCTCGCTGCGCGCTGGAGCTGAGGGGATTGCGTGGCGATCCCGCGACGCCAGCGCCGACGGAGCTATGCTGCGTCGGACAGAAACCGACGGTACGGGCGGAAAGGTGAACGCCTGA
- a CDS encoding DUF3515 family protein, whose protein sequence is MPLRPAALLAVILAGAGLALTGCTPTVSLDPAADANNPGCAEISVRLPDSIAGEAKRETDAQATGAWGDPAVVLLRCGVPPIGPTTKPCVNVNGIDWVLMTDPAAKSIVYQTFGRTPATEVIIDHVHGVSDSAVLPEFASAIANVEQKQKCLDTLDTETSGATPTPSPTSAPTATPGPSPSK, encoded by the coding sequence ATGCCACTTCGTCCTGCCGCCCTGCTCGCGGTCATCCTCGCCGGCGCAGGGCTGGCGCTCACGGGATGCACCCCGACCGTCTCACTCGACCCGGCCGCCGACGCCAACAATCCGGGCTGCGCGGAGATCTCCGTTCGCCTCCCCGACTCGATCGCCGGCGAGGCGAAGCGGGAGACGGATGCGCAGGCCACGGGTGCGTGGGGCGACCCGGCCGTCGTCCTCCTCCGGTGCGGCGTACCGCCCATCGGGCCTACGACCAAGCCGTGCGTGAACGTGAACGGCATCGACTGGGTGCTGATGACGGATCCCGCCGCGAAGTCCATCGTCTACCAGACCTTCGGCCGGACACCTGCGACCGAGGTCATCATCGACCACGTGCACGGCGTCTCCGATTCGGCAGTGCTGCCCGAGTTCGCGAGCGCGATCGCGAACGTCGAGCAGAAGCAGAAGTGCCTGGACACGCTCGACACCGAGACCTCGGGCGCTACGCCGACGCCGAGCCCGACATCGGCACCGACCGCGACACCGGGGCCGAGCCCGTCGAAGTAG
- a CDS encoding PP2C family protein-serine/threonine phosphatase: protein MTSISDVWAWTDVGRVRSLNEDSYIARRPLFLVADGLGGHARGDAASQAAIRVFDEAFPDDAPANPDAVVAAISAANTAVRALSLPDDIGPAVSGTTLVGLVEVATEDDTEWLALNVGDSRLYRLAGTGLEQLSVDHSAVQELYEAGLITAAQMDSHPERNIITRALGAEDDVDPDTWTIQATGEQVFLVCSDGLTRELHDDEIAAIMTHALADPSADPARDLVDAAVAAGGRDNVTVVVVRSQT, encoded by the coding sequence ATGACCTCCATCTCGGATGTGTGGGCGTGGACGGACGTTGGCCGGGTGCGCTCGCTCAACGAGGACAGCTACATCGCGCGGAGGCCGCTGTTCCTGGTGGCGGACGGCCTCGGCGGCCACGCGCGGGGCGACGCCGCGAGCCAGGCCGCCATCCGCGTCTTCGACGAGGCGTTCCCCGACGACGCTCCCGCGAATCCGGATGCGGTGGTCGCGGCGATCTCCGCTGCGAACACCGCGGTGCGCGCCCTCTCACTCCCGGACGACATCGGTCCGGCCGTCTCCGGAACCACACTTGTCGGGCTGGTCGAGGTGGCGACTGAGGACGACACAGAGTGGCTTGCACTGAACGTCGGCGATTCGCGTCTCTACCGCTTGGCCGGCACCGGCCTCGAGCAGCTCAGCGTCGACCATTCGGCGGTGCAGGAGCTCTATGAGGCCGGACTGATCACGGCCGCGCAGATGGACTCCCACCCCGAGCGAAACATCATCACTCGTGCCCTCGGTGCGGAGGACGACGTCGACCCCGACACGTGGACCATTCAGGCAACGGGGGAGCAGGTGTTCCTGGTCTGTTCCGACGGGCTGACGCGGGAGCTCCACGACGACGAGATCGCCGCGATCATGACCCACGCCCTTGCGGATCCGTCGGCCGACCCCGCCAGAGACCTGGTCGACGCCGCCGTAGCCGCGGGCGGACGTGACAATGTCACAGTCGTCGTCGTGCGGTCGCAGACCTGA
- a CDS encoding TerC family protein yields the protein MELALPAWFEITSAIVLVLILLADLLIVVKRPHIPSPKESTLWVVFYVALALIFALLMYLIGDAEHAGQFLAGWLTEYSLSIDNLFVFVLIMTRFAVPRKNQQEVLMVGIIIALVFRGVFIVLGASLIESFSWIFYFFGAFLLYTAVHQAFSSHDADEDQDNAFVRFMRKRLKVSNQYEGFKLRTTVSGTRMFTPLIIVFLALGTTDLLFALDSIPAIFGITTSPFIVFAANVFALMGLRQLYFLLGHLLDRLEYLKYGIAFILAFIGVKLVFHALHTNEVSFVNGGHPVEWAPEISTWTSLAVILISMAVATIASLVKLRITGVSVAEAIHGSDTTDQSANEENTGR from the coding sequence GTGGAGCTCGCTCTTCCCGCCTGGTTCGAGATCACCTCGGCGATCGTCCTGGTCCTGATCCTGCTCGCCGACCTGCTCATCGTCGTCAAGCGCCCGCACATCCCGAGCCCGAAGGAGTCGACGCTCTGGGTCGTCTTCTATGTCGCCCTCGCGCTGATCTTCGCGCTGCTGATGTACCTGATCGGCGACGCCGAGCACGCCGGGCAGTTCCTCGCCGGCTGGCTCACGGAATACAGCCTCAGCATCGACAATCTTTTCGTATTCGTGCTGATCATGACTAGGTTCGCCGTGCCCAGGAAGAACCAGCAGGAAGTGCTGATGGTGGGCATCATCATCGCTCTGGTCTTCCGTGGGGTGTTCATCGTCCTCGGAGCCTCGCTGATCGAGAGCTTCAGCTGGATCTTCTACTTCTTCGGGGCGTTCCTCCTCTACACCGCCGTCCACCAGGCGTTCAGCTCGCACGACGCTGACGAGGATCAGGACAACGCCTTCGTGCGCTTCATGCGCAAGCGACTGAAGGTGTCGAACCAGTACGAGGGTTTCAAACTGCGGACGACGGTGAGCGGAACACGCATGTTCACGCCGCTGATCATCGTCTTCCTCGCGCTCGGCACGACCGACCTGCTCTTCGCGCTCGACTCGATCCCGGCGATCTTCGGCATCACGACGAGTCCGTTCATCGTCTTCGCGGCCAACGTCTTCGCGCTGATGGGTCTCCGGCAGCTCTACTTCCTGCTCGGGCACCTGCTCGACCGCCTCGAATACCTCAAATACGGCATCGCATTCATCCTCGCCTTCATCGGTGTGAAGCTCGTGTTCCACGCTCTCCACACGAACGAAGTGTCGTTCGTCAACGGCGGCCATCCGGTGGAATGGGCGCCCGAGATCAGCACCTGGACTTCACTGGCGGTGATCCTCATCTCGATGGCGGTCGCTACGATTGCAAGCCTGGTGAAGCTTCGCATCACCGGTGTCAGCGTCGCCGAAGCGATTCACGGCAGCGACACGACCGATCAGTCGGCGAACGAGGAGAACACGGGTCGATGA